The sequence TGGAAAGTCTTAAGAAACTAAAACAAAATATCACAGATTCTTCGGTTATCCTCATTAACTGGCATGGTTACACAAGCGATGCAAAAGGTTTGGGTACAGCTATTTTAAACAATACGTTGCAAAGGGCAGGATATAAAGTGAAGTTATGTTCTTATTCTTTAAACGAAGCTTACCGCAATATTCTCTTCGTAGCCTCTCTGAAAGAGTTAGGTATTTTGCCATATGAATTAAACGAAAAATTGCAGGAGGTTACTTTATGTAACACTGATAACGCTCCACTACTTGAAAAATATAATGCAAAAGCAAACAAAGCCTGGCGCTTAAATTATTTGCGCTACTACCAGGGAAATTAAATCAGTAAAAAAGTAATTTGTCTTGGTGCTTTTGTTTTCTTTATAGTTTAATTCGTAATAATACTGCCGGCGGGAAGTCCTGGTTCACTGAAGGTTTCAATCGAAGTAAGTTCGGTTCAAAAAGCTTTTGTCCACATGAATTTTAATTAAAAAGTTCCTTTCAATAAACACGGCATTTCTGATTATACTGAGCAAACGTTTTAAGAAATTGCCAGACATTAATTGAAAATCAGAAATTCTACCTTTTTAAATAATGTAATTGCTTTTTGCCGTGGGGTAAATTCTCATTATCTTTTATAGCGCCGTAAAGATTTGTTATAGTACTAAAACCGATGTTTTGCAGAAGATATGTTGCGGCCTGTATCAAGTATTTACCAGATAGCGATTTGCCTGAATGTTTTTTTTAGTTTTTTATAAAGGATTACTGAAAAGGTATTATTAATTTTAAGATTGAGTGTGGCGGACCTTTACATATGCTTTACTGATTTTTTTGTTAGGATGCAGAAAGGATCCTGTTATATGGCAAATCGAAAATTTAAACAATAATAGTATTTCGGTATTCGGTCACGGCGGAATGGGGATATATAATAGTTATCCTATGAACTCCTATGAATCTTTGTCAGAGTGTATGGACAAAGGAGTTGATGGAACTGAAATGGACGTCTGTGTTACAAAAGACAGTGTACTTATATTATGTCATACGCAAGATCTCGACGAAAATACAGATTGCAGTGGTTTAATTAGGAATAGCAACTCACGTGACCTGCAGGGATGTCGTTTTAAAAAGCCCTTATTTTCAAAGGCAAATCTTATTGAGGCGTCCTATTTTTTTGAAAGGGTGCAGAGGAGCGAAAAACAGATTTTTACTTTTGATTGTAAAACTATGGATGATAGCTACGAGTATTACGAACTCTTTGCAAGAGCCTTACTAAAACATATTAATAAATATAAATTACAGAACAACTGTTTTATTGAAAGTTTCAATGTAGACTTTTTGAAAATTGTTCAATCGAAAAATAAAGATCTTCGTTTGTTTTTATATACTGATGAGAGTACGGTTGGTTTGGCAACTGCAAAAGAAATATCTCTTTACGGGCTTACCATGGATATGGCGAAGATTAGTGAAGAGGAAATTGAGCAAGCTCATAAGCAAAATCTAAGAATTGCATTGTTCAACGCATCCACAGAAAAAGACAATTTGGAAGCTATTCAAAAAAATCCTGATTATATACAAAGTGATAAAGTTGAATATTTAATAAATGCTTTGAAGGAATAAGTTTCGTTTAAAGTTTAAGTTTTACAAAAAAACCGCCCTTTATTAAGAGCGGTTTTTTATTAGAGTTAACCAGGCCAGATTCAAGCTTTAGTATTTTTAAGCTTCTTTTTTCTCAGGTCTTTCAACATGCCCTTCCGGTTTCGGTAAAAGAACTTTGCGGCTTAATTTGATTTTTTTGGTTTTAGGATCATCTCCCACATATTTTACTTCGATGGTATCACCTTCTTTTAATAAACCTTCTAAAGTATCAATACGTTTCCAGTCGTATTCGCTGATGTGTAATAAACCATCTTTACCTGGCATTATCTCTACAAATGCACCGTAAGGCATAATTGTTTTTACTTTAGCCTGGTAAACGTCTCCTAGTTCAGGAACGGCTACTATACCTTTAATGCGATTCTTCGCAGCTGTTACGTCTGCTAAGTTTGTACCAAAGATCTCTACAATACCATTTTTTCCATCTTCAGTAATGACGATAGTTGTATTGGTAGTTTTTTGCATCTCTTGAATAACTTTTCCTCCTGGTCCGATTATGGCACCAATGAATTCACCAGCTATAACAATCTTCTCAAAACGAGGAGCATGTGGTTTGTAATCTTCACGTGGTTTTTCAATGGCTTTCAGCATTTCGTTCATAATGTGTAAACGTCCTTCTTTAGCTTGTGCCATAGCTTTCGCCATTACTTCATAAGGTAAACCATTTACTTTTAAATCCATTTGAACTGCTGTGATACCGTCTTTTGTACCACATACTTTAAAATCCATATCACCTAAATGATCTTCATCACCTAATATATCCGATAAAATAGCATAACCGCCTTTGTCATCTGTAATTAAACCCATAGCGATACCAGCAACCGGCTTCTTAATTTGAACACCCGCATCCATTAAAGCTAACGAACCTGCGCAAACAGTTGCCATACTTGATGAACCATTACTTTCTAAAATATCGCTCACTACACGAATGGTATATCCTGAATCAGATGGAACAACTTTTTTCAAAGCACGTAAAGCTAAGTTACCGTGACCAACTTCGCGGCGACCAACGCCACGGTTAGGTTTTGCTTCACCTGTACTGAACCCGGGGAAGTTGTAATGTAAAATAAAAGTTTCTTCGCCTTGATTAAAGGCTCCGTCAATTCTTAATTTGTCCATTGGAGTTCCTAAAGTCACTGTGGTTAAAGATTGCGTTTCTCCACGTGTAAAAACTGAACTACCGTGTGGTGAAGGGAGGTAACCTACTTCAGCCCAGATAGGACGGATCTGATCGGTTTTACGACCATCTAAGCGTACTTTTTCATCAATCGCTAAACGACGAACCGCAACGTATTCTACTTCGTGGTAATATTTGTTAATTAACGACTCAATTGGCTTCAATTCCTCAGGAGTGTATTGTTTTTTGAATTCTTCTAAAGGAGCTTTGAAATTTACTTTACGGTTGTTTTTGTTCGGATCTAATTTTTTAGCGGCCGCGTAAACTGCATCGTAAGTTTCTTTCATTACTTTTGCTTTCAAATCGGCATCATTGGTTTCGTGGTTGTATTCACGTTTTGGTTTTAAACCAGCTTTTACAGCAAATTCGTTGATAGCTTTGATTTGAACTTTAATAGCTTCGTGCGCAAATTTAATTGCTTCTAACATTTCTTCTTCACTTACTTCGCTCATTTCACCTTCTACCATCGCTATATCCGTAGCCGAAGCTGCAACGATCATCTCCAGGGTGTTACCAACCATTTGAGATTTTGTTGGATTGATAACTAATTTGCCATCAATTTTAGCAACACGAACTTCACTAACCGGACCATTGAAGGGAATGTCACTCACTGCAATAGCAGCAGCAGCAGCTAAACCTACAAGAGCGTCAGGCATATTTTCTTTATCAGATGAAATTAATGACAACATTAATTGTGTATCTGCGTGGTAATCTTCCGGAAATTGTGGACGTAAAGCACGGTCAACGATACGGCTAATCAATACTTCATAGTCAGATAATTTTGCTTCACGTTTAAAGAAGCCTCCCGGGAAACGGCCTGCCGAAGCATATTTTTCCTGGTAATCAACTGTTAAAGGTAAGAAGTCTACGCCTTCTTTTGCGTCTTTGTTACTTACAATGGTAGCAAGGATCATGGTATCTCCTAATCTTACTACTACTGATCCATCAGCTTGTTTGGCCAATTTGCCTGTTTCTAAGCTTACCATGCGGCCATCGCCGAGGTCAAAGCTGTGGGTGATTCCTGTTTGTGACATGTTTTTATTTTTTTGTTTTATGTTCCGACGTTTTCGAAACGGGTTTATATTGTTTTATTTTTCTTTTCAACACAGAGGTACTGAGGCCACTGAGTTTTAGTTTTGTTTTTAACCAAACTAAATGTCTTCTTTGCTACCCGGCGGCTTCCGTACCTCAGTGTTTAAGCGTACCACGATTTAACAAAAAAGGCACTTCGAAATTGTTATTCGAAATGCCCCCTTTAAATAAGTCTAATATCTTTAATTATTTACGGATATCTAAAGTCTTAATGATCGCGCGGTAACGCATCAAATCATTTTTCTTTAAATAATCCAATAATGCACGACGCTTTCCTACTAAATTTAATAGAGCACGTTGTGTACCAAAATCTTTTTTATTACCTTTTAAGTGACCCGTTAAATGGTCAATACGAAGAGTAAATAATGCTATTTGTGATTCAGAGCTTCCAGTGTTTTTTTCCGTTCCACCGTGCTTCTTAAAAATGTCTTTTTTAACTTGTGATGATAAATACATTATTCTTTTTTTTTATTGAGGCGACAAATATAATAAATAATTAATTAACCGCAAAAAATGTAAGCAAAATGCTTCTCTTTTTTAACTAATAAAACGATTCTGCCCAGCCATACAGGGTTGCTATTCAATTTCTATTGTTTTACGAGTTTAGTAACAGCATAAATCCTGTTATTCTGGAACAAGCGCACGCTATAAATGCCCGTTTCCTCATTTTCAATGGAAATTATATGATTGTTTCCTGAAACACTTTCTGATTTTATCAATTGTCCCAGGGCATTAAAAATTTCTACCGAATAACGGGAAGATAAATCTGCTTCAAAGTTTAGTTTGAACACTCCATAACCGGGATTTGGAGAAATATTTATTTTTTTTGACCCATTATAACTTTCATTAACACCTACGCAGGCATAAACGGGTATCATTACTGAAGCGGAACAACCTGTAAGGAAATTTGTTACTACAACGGTATATGGGCCGGGGTAGTTTGTAGTGAGGTTCGCTCCGCTAATAGATACTGAAGCGTTTGGCGGTGTTGTCCAACTGTAAGTTAAACCTGAAGTAGAACCAATAATGAGTGGTGATATGGTAACAATACCAGGGCAGGGTAGGAATGAGAAAGTGGCAGGCGTAACAACATTCGGATAAATTCTGTTGTCCATTACCGTTGTAATAGTCTTAGAGGTACAACCATTATTTAGATCCAAAGCTGTGAGGGTGTAAATTCCAGGAACGAACGCCGTGTACCCAGTGCTATTTTGTAACGGCAGTTGTGGCGCAGGTCCTTTCCAAAGAGTCGCCATAACAAACATATAGTTTGGAAATCCGGTTTGTGGAGGGATAGTGGATTGACTATAATTTAACAGCATAATGGAAGGATTATTACAAGTTAACGCCGTTATAGAGGAGCCAATTATGGCCTTCGGCGGAAATATATTTTGAAACACCGGAACTACCTGTTTCGTAATACAGAGATTAGAACTGTCCTGCATAGTGAGCGTATAGTTATTTACCAGGGTGTTTGAAGGAATGGATGAGATCGAGGTAACATTTATAGTGTTACTATTAACAACGGAGTTTGGAAATACCCAGCTATATCCCACGTGATTTGTAGAGCTGATCCCTTCGAGTTTAATTTGTGTAATAGAACATGTAATCGTTCCAGATGGCGAAACAGAATAAACCGAGGGACTTGTTGTATTTTGCAAGATAGTTATGGGCACGCGCGACTCACAAAAGCTTGTATTGTCTCGTGTTATGAAGGTGTAAGTGCCTGGAATTGTAATAGAAAAAAAGGAAACGGGTCCGAGTGATCCTGAAGGAAGACTTGATGAGCTCGATCCTGGCGGCAGAATGGTATAAGAAACTGGTCCCCCGGATGGAGAAGTGATACCATTAATCAGAGAGACTATAGCAAAACTTTTACTCGAACAGCCAAGTGTAAAGTTTTGGGGACTTGTTGCGGTGAAAGAAGGGAATCCGTTATTGCTAACAACTGTGAAAGTCTTGAAAGTGCTGCAGCCACTGATAGTATTCGTTAGAAAATGTGTATAAGTGCCCGGAGCTCCGGGCACATAAATAGTGGAGTATGAAGGACTAGAAAATGTTCCAGCCAAAGGAGAAATGAATTGATGTAATACATTTAAAGAAGGATTTGCGAATGCGCTAACCGAAGTAACACTTGAAAGATTGCATGTAATGTTTTGAAACAGAGGAGACAATGATGAAGTTGGAGTAGTGGTATTTTGGCT is a genomic window of Sphingobacteriaceae bacterium containing:
- the pnp gene encoding polyribonucleotide nucleotidyltransferase yields the protein MSQTGITHSFDLGDGRMVSLETGKLAKQADGSVVVRLGDTMILATIVSNKDAKEGVDFLPLTVDYQEKYASAGRFPGGFFKREAKLSDYEVLISRIVDRALRPQFPEDYHADTQLMLSLISSDKENMPDALVGLAAAAAIAVSDIPFNGPVSEVRVAKIDGKLVINPTKSQMVGNTLEMIVAASATDIAMVEGEMSEVSEEEMLEAIKFAHEAIKVQIKAINEFAVKAGLKPKREYNHETNDADLKAKVMKETYDAVYAAAKKLDPNKNNRKVNFKAPLEEFKKQYTPEELKPIESLINKYYHEVEYVAVRRLAIDEKVRLDGRKTDQIRPIWAEVGYLPSPHGSSVFTRGETQSLTTVTLGTPMDKLRIDGAFNQGEETFILHYNFPGFSTGEAKPNRGVGRREVGHGNLALRALKKVVPSDSGYTIRVVSDILESNGSSSMATVCAGSLALMDAGVQIKKPVAGIAMGLITDDKGGYAILSDILGDEDHLGDMDFKVCGTKDGITAVQMDLKVNGLPYEVMAKAMAQAKEGRLHIMNEMLKAIEKPREDYKPHAPRFEKIVIAGEFIGAIIGPGGKVIQEMQKTTNTTIVITEDGKNGIVEIFGTNLADVTAAKNRIKGIVAVPELGDVYQAKVKTIMPYGAFVEIMPGKDGLLHISEYDWKRIDTLEGLLKEGDTIEVKYVGDDPKTKKIKLSRKVLLPKPEGHVERPEKKEA
- a CDS encoding 30S ribosomal protein S15, yielding MYLSSQVKKDIFKKHGGTEKNTGSSESQIALFTLRIDHLTGHLKGNKKDFGTQRALLNLVGKRRALLDYLKKNDLMRYRAIIKTLDIRK